In one window of Polynucleobacter sp. AM-7D1 DNA:
- a CDS encoding OsmC domain/YcaO domain-containing protein, with amino-acid sequence MEIKVNFLDKLRLEAKFDDFTVIADQPIRYKGDGSAPGPFDYFLASSALCAAYFVKLYCDTRNISTENIRLSQNNIVDPENRYQQIFKIQVELPEDISANDRQGILRSIERCTVKKVVQAGPEFVIEEVKNLDADAQSLLTLNSASDVSTFIPGKDLPLEQTIANMSGVLANLGIKIEIASWRNLIPNVWSLHIRDAHSPMCFTNGKGSTKESALASALGEYIERLSNNHFYAGAFWGEDIANSNFVHYPNERWFKPGPKDALPKEILDEYCLEIFNADGELRGSHLIDTNSGNVERGICSLPYVRQSDGKTVYFPSNLIENLYVSNGMSAGNTLAEAQVQCLSEIFERAVKRQIIEEEIALPDVPQEVLAKYPGILAGIQSLEEQGFPVLVKDASLGGIYPVMCVTLMNPRTGGVFASFGAHPSLEVALERSLTELLQGRSLEGLNDLPPPTFASEAVTEPNNFVEHFIDSSGIVSWRFFSAKSNYDFVEWDFSGHGEHSNRDEAATLFGILKDMGKEAYVAVYDELGAIACRILVPGYSEVYPIEDLVWDNTNKALLFRADILNLHKLDNANLSKLLENLENNELDEYGDIATLIGIEFDENTPWGQLTVLELKLLINLALKRFEEAHELVGAFLQYNDNTVERKLFYQALNTVLEIELDEDLEINDYLQNLRRMFSKEKIDAVLGAVNGSVRFFGLTPTSIKLEGLERHHRLIDSYKKLHLARSSR; translated from the coding sequence ATGGAAATAAAGGTTAACTTTCTAGATAAGTTGCGTCTCGAAGCCAAGTTCGATGACTTTACGGTAATTGCTGATCAGCCCATTCGATATAAAGGGGATGGTTCAGCCCCGGGACCTTTTGACTACTTTTTAGCTTCCTCAGCTTTATGTGCCGCCTATTTTGTAAAGCTGTATTGCGACACACGCAATATCTCAACCGAGAATATTCGCCTTTCACAAAATAATATTGTCGACCCAGAAAATCGTTACCAACAGATATTCAAAATTCAGGTTGAATTGCCAGAAGATATTTCTGCCAATGATCGCCAGGGTATCTTGCGATCCATCGAGCGTTGCACGGTCAAGAAAGTCGTGCAGGCAGGCCCGGAGTTTGTCATTGAAGAGGTTAAGAATCTAGATGCTGATGCCCAGAGCCTTTTAACTTTGAACTCAGCCTCAGATGTAAGCACCTTTATTCCAGGTAAGGATTTGCCGCTAGAGCAAACCATTGCGAATATGTCTGGTGTGCTCGCCAATCTAGGAATTAAGATTGAAATTGCCTCATGGCGTAACCTGATTCCTAATGTATGGTCTTTACATATTCGGGATGCACACTCGCCAATGTGCTTTACCAATGGCAAAGGCTCCACAAAAGAAAGTGCGCTAGCATCAGCCTTGGGCGAGTATATCGAGCGACTCAGCAACAACCATTTTTATGCTGGTGCGTTTTGGGGTGAGGATATAGCCAATAGCAATTTTGTTCATTATCCAAATGAGCGTTGGTTTAAGCCAGGACCAAAAGATGCGCTACCTAAAGAAATTCTGGATGAGTATTGCCTAGAGATTTTTAATGCCGATGGTGAACTGCGTGGCTCACATTTAATCGATACCAATTCTGGCAATGTAGAGCGGGGAATTTGTTCCTTGCCATATGTGCGTCAGTCAGACGGTAAGACTGTGTATTTCCCATCCAATTTAATAGAAAATTTGTATGTCAGTAATGGCATGAGTGCTGGCAACACACTTGCTGAAGCGCAGGTGCAATGCTTGTCAGAGATTTTTGAACGAGCAGTTAAACGTCAAATTATTGAAGAAGAAATTGCTTTGCCAGACGTGCCACAAGAAGTGCTTGCAAAATACCCCGGCATTCTGGCTGGCATTCAGAGTCTTGAAGAGCAGGGCTTTCCGGTGTTGGTTAAAGACGCATCATTAGGCGGCATCTATCCCGTTATGTGCGTTACTTTAATGAACCCAAGAACGGGCGGAGTATTTGCATCCTTTGGGGCGCATCCAAGCTTGGAGGTCGCCCTGGAGCGGAGCCTAACTGAACTTCTGCAAGGTCGTAGTCTAGAAGGCTTGAATGATTTGCCCCCACCCACTTTCGCTAGTGAGGCAGTGACTGAGCCAAATAATTTTGTTGAGCACTTTATTGACTCTAGTGGCATTGTGTCATGGCGATTCTTCAGTGCTAAATCAAATTACGATTTTGTTGAGTGGGACTTTTCAGGTCATGGCGAACACTCCAATAGAGATGAAGCGGCAACCCTGTTTGGCATTCTTAAAGATATGGGGAAAGAAGCTTATGTAGCAGTGTATGACGAGTTGGGAGCGATTGCTTGCAGAATCCTGGTGCCAGGGTATTCCGAGGTGTACCCGATAGAAGATTTGGTTTGGGATAACACGAACAAGGCTCTGTTATTCCGTGCTGATATTTTGAATCTACACAAACTAGATAATGCCAATCTAAGCAAGCTACTAGAAAATCTAGAAAATAATGAACTTGATGAGTATGGTGATATTGCCACATTGATTGGTATTGAGTTTGACGAGAACACGCCTTGGGGTCAATTAACGGTTCTTGAGTTGAAGCTCTTAATTAATCTGGCTTTGAAACGATTTGAAGAGGCGCATGAACTTGTTGGCGCTTTTCTTCAGTACAACGACAACACCGTTGAGAGAAAACTTTTTTATCAGGCCTTAAATACGGTGCTAGAGATTGAGCTTGACGAAGATTTAGAGATAAATGACTACCTGCAAAATCTACGACGTATGTTTAGTAAGGAAAAAATCGATGCGGTGTTGGGAGCAGTAAATGGCAGTGTGCGCTTCTTTGGGTTAACTCCAACAAGTATCAAGTTAGAGGGCTTAGAGAGGCACCATCGTTTAATCGACAGTTATAAAAAATTACATTTGGCCCGGTCCTCTAGATAG
- a CDS encoding response regulator, translated as MASILVVDDEMGIRELLNEILTDEGHTVYAAESAMQARTIREQMRPDLVLLDIWMPDVDGITLLKEWSKTGQLTMPVVMMSGHATIDTAVEATRIGALNFLEKPIALQKLLKTVNKALESAPKYVEPVEERVASAPSSSASPRAAASEQVTQAPEGEYISGIAKTYFDLPLREARDLFEKAYFEHQMIIMGGSMTKISEYTGLERTHLYRKLKALGIDTSRNKAEQ; from the coding sequence ATGGCAAGTATTTTGGTGGTCGACGATGAGATGGGAATCCGAGAGCTTCTCAATGAGATTCTGACGGATGAAGGCCACACTGTTTATGCGGCTGAGAGCGCTATGCAGGCTCGTACAATCCGCGAACAAATGCGCCCAGACCTCGTCTTGCTTGATATTTGGATGCCAGACGTTGACGGTATTACTCTATTAAAGGAGTGGTCTAAGACGGGGCAACTTACAATGCCAGTAGTCATGATGTCTGGACATGCCACGATTGATACTGCAGTTGAGGCTACACGTATCGGCGCACTCAACTTCTTAGAAAAGCCCATCGCACTTCAAAAATTACTCAAAACCGTCAACAAAGCGCTTGAGAGCGCACCCAAGTATGTTGAGCCCGTGGAGGAGAGGGTGGCTTCGGCACCCTCATCAAGCGCCAGCCCCAGGGCAGCCGCCAGCGAGCAAGTCACTCAAGCACCAGAAGGCGAATACATTAGTGGGATTGCAAAAACCTATTTTGATTTGCCGCTCCGTGAGGCTAGGGACTTATTCGAAAAAGCCTATTTCGAGCATCAAATGATCATTATGGGCGGCAGCATGACCAAGATTTCTGAATACACCGGTCTAGAGCGCACACACCTCTACCGCAAGCTAAAAGCTTTAGGAATCGACACGTCACGCAATAAAGCCGAGCAGTAA
- a CDS encoding ATP-binding protein has translation MAVIGTFALLLLVLLSIATSNTEFFDNYFIWLYAANVIIGICLTLVILTLVIVIAIRWRKGRFGTRLVAKLAMIFALVGVVPGLILYGVSLQFVSRSIETWFDVQVESALDAGLELGRVTLRVAQEEILAEGNYIAEQITQVPSGTSSEQVGSMVMKIRNQFGIQEVSLFGIQRNLILTSESRPKKYLPAPAPDTITEAFKKKGITSVEQIEVEGGQRAYRVRAIVPIVRKKQLSGKSGSAKEVEDKYFLQLVRFIPGPLAKNIVAVESAYSDYQEKSLGRTGLRKMFVGTLTLTLFFALFVAVTLALTLGRQLARPLLMLLRGTQAVAQGDLSPKPELDTGDELGMLTRQFNVMTRQLADTRTSLQESKSFLETVLGNLTAGVCIFDKNFNVVSSNAGADRIFGQDLTQMDGRPLSDSPSLVEFDQAIKEGFATMKLAVGVESGQPDLEAKKSAPVWQKQIQLHSTNEFENEPGVTLFIRGTELTADLRMVVFDDITDVVSAQRSIAWSEVARRLAHEIKNPLTPIQLSAERLQHKLAGKLSPEQEEMMNRSTETIIGQVQAMKEMVNDFRDFAKTPSPQLKSVSINTLTQEILGLYEGSPIQTQLDARCPNIMGDPTQLRQIIHNLLQNAQDATLEGEHQAEPVEVKTELVPYGEVNGVPQNAVRLTISDSGSGFPAKILARAFEPYVTTKSKGTGLGLAVVKKIVDDHGAKIEVRNRMRGDDVIGAQVSILFMNLAKEAA, from the coding sequence ATGGCAGTGATTGGTACCTTTGCGCTCCTATTGCTAGTCTTGCTATCCATTGCAACATCAAACACTGAGTTCTTTGATAACTATTTTATTTGGCTCTATGCGGCTAATGTCATCATTGGCATTTGTTTGACGCTAGTCATTTTGACCTTGGTGATAGTCATTGCTATTCGTTGGCGTAAGGGACGATTTGGTACTCGCTTAGTGGCTAAGCTAGCTATGATTTTTGCCTTGGTTGGTGTCGTCCCAGGCTTAATTTTGTATGGCGTCTCTTTGCAGTTCGTTTCTCGCAGTATTGAAACATGGTTTGATGTGCAGGTAGAGTCAGCATTAGATGCTGGGCTTGAGCTGGGGCGCGTTACTCTGCGCGTTGCTCAAGAGGAGATTTTGGCTGAAGGCAATTACATTGCTGAGCAAATTACCCAAGTTCCATCGGGCACAAGTTCTGAGCAAGTTGGCTCCATGGTGATGAAGATTCGCAATCAATTTGGCATTCAAGAGGTAAGCCTTTTTGGTATCCAGCGTAACTTGATCTTAACCAGTGAATCGCGGCCTAAAAAATATCTGCCAGCACCTGCCCCGGATACTATTACTGAGGCATTTAAGAAGAAAGGCATCACCTCTGTAGAGCAAATTGAAGTAGAAGGTGGACAGCGTGCTTATCGGGTGAGGGCAATTGTGCCGATCGTCCGCAAAAAACAGCTCTCCGGTAAATCAGGCTCTGCTAAAGAGGTAGAAGATAAATATTTTTTGCAGTTAGTACGATTTATTCCCGGACCATTGGCTAAAAATATTGTTGCAGTTGAGTCAGCCTATAGCGATTATCAAGAGAAGTCCTTAGGCCGCACTGGCTTAAGAAAAATGTTTGTGGGTACGCTTACATTAACGTTATTTTTTGCATTATTTGTGGCGGTTACTTTGGCTTTGACCTTGGGCCGTCAGCTTGCAAGACCTCTGTTGATGTTGTTAAGGGGGACGCAGGCCGTTGCTCAGGGTGACTTATCTCCCAAACCAGAGTTAGATACTGGCGATGAATTGGGGATGTTAACCCGCCAATTTAATGTGATGACCCGTCAGTTGGCCGATACCAGGACATCTCTCCAGGAATCCAAATCATTCTTAGAAACAGTATTAGGCAATTTAACTGCTGGCGTTTGTATTTTCGATAAAAACTTCAATGTGGTTTCAAGCAATGCGGGGGCTGATCGCATCTTTGGGCAAGACTTAACGCAAATGGATGGACGTCCTTTAAGTGATAGTCCAAGTCTTGTTGAGTTTGATCAGGCAATTAAAGAGGGTTTTGCCACCATGAAGCTAGCAGTCGGCGTAGAGAGTGGTCAGCCAGACTTAGAGGCCAAGAAATCGGCACCAGTATGGCAAAAGCAGATCCAGCTCCACAGTACAAACGAGTTTGAGAATGAACCTGGTGTCACCTTATTTATTCGCGGAACTGAGTTAACTGCGGATTTACGCATGGTGGTATTTGATGACATTACTGATGTGGTCAGCGCTCAACGCTCGATTGCCTGGAGTGAGGTTGCCAGACGCCTAGCGCATGAGATTAAGAATCCCCTAACCCCCATACAACTCTCAGCAGAGAGATTGCAGCATAAGTTAGCAGGCAAGCTAAGCCCTGAGCAAGAAGAGATGATGAATCGCAGCACGGAAACGATCATCGGACAAGTCCAGGCAATGAAAGAGATGGTGAATGATTTTAGGGATTTTGCAAAAACGCCCAGTCCACAACTCAAATCAGTCTCTATCAACACTTTGACACAAGAGATTTTGGGTTTGTATGAAGGTAGCCCCATACAAACCCAACTAGATGCGCGCTGCCCAAATATCATGGGTGATCCTACGCAACTCAGGCAGATTATTCATAATCTTTTGCAGAACGCGCAAGATGCTACTCTTGAGGGTGAGCATCAGGCTGAGCCAGTTGAAGTAAAAACTGAATTAGTACCTTACGGCGAGGTCAATGGTGTGCCACAGAATGCGGTGCGTCTAACGATAAGTGATAGCGGTTCAGGATTTCCAGCTAAGATATTGGCAAGGGCATTTGAGCCGTATGTAACAACCAAGAGCAAGGGCACCGGATTGGGTCTGGCAGTGGTGAAGAAAATCGTGGATGATCACGGCGCCAAAATTGAAGTTCGAAACCGCATGCGGGGAGACGACGTGATCGGTGCACAAGTATCAATTTTGTTTATGAATCTGGCAAAAGAGGCAGCATAA